The Catellatospora citrea DNA segment CGCGGTGGTGCTCGGCGTGGTGCTGTCCGGGGCGATCCGGACCAAGCTCTCCCGGAGGTCGTCGTGATACTGCTGGCCGAGGGCCTGACCAAGTCGTTCCCGGGCGTACGCGCACTGGACGGCGCGACGCTGCAGCTCGCCGCGGGCAGCGTGCACGCGCTGCTCGGGGAGAACGGCGCGGGCAAGAGCACCCTGGTGAAGATCCTGACGGGGGTGTACCGCCCCGACGCCGGCCGGGTCGTGCTCGACGGCAGCGACGTCCACTTCGGCAGCCCGCTCGAAGCGCTGCACGCCGGCATCGGTGTGGTGCACCAGGAACGCAACCTGGTGCCCGAGTTCTCCATCGCGGAGAACATCGCCCTGCAGCACCTGCCCCACCGCCTCGGCATGGTGGACCGAAGCCGGATGCGCGCCGAGGCGCGCCGCTGCCTGGACCTGCTCGACCTGGACCTGGACCCGGACACCCGGGTCGCGGAGCTGTCGGTGGCCCAGGCGCAGCTGGTCGAGATCGCCAAGGCGCTGTCCGTGGACACCCGGGTGCTGCTGCTCGACGAGCCGACCGCGTCGCTCACCGGCGACGAGGCCGACCGGCTCTACGCCATCGTGCGTAAGCTGACCGCCACCGGACACGCCGTGGTGCTGGTCAGCCACAAGCTCGAAGAGGTGTTCGCGGTCGCGGACACGGTCACCGTGCTGCGCGACGGGCGCAGCGTGGCGCAGGCGCAGCCGCTGTCCGGGTACACCCGCGACGAGATCGTGGATCTGATGGTCGGCCGGGCGTACGCCTCGGTCGAGCTCACCGCCCGCACCGTGGACCGGGACGCGACCCCGGCGCTGGAGCTGACCGGGCTCGACACCCGCCACGGCCACCGCGACGTCTCGCTCACCGTCGCCCGCGGCGAGATCCTCGGCCTCTACGGACTGGTCGGCGCCGGGCGCACCGAGCTGGCCAAGGCGCTGCTGGGCCTCGACGAGATCACCGGCGGCGAGGTCCGCGTGCACGGCACGCCGGTCCGCATCCGCGACGTGGGCGAGGCGCTGCGCCGCCACCGGATCGGCTACGTGCCCGAGGACCGCAAGGGCGAGGGCCTGTTCCTGGAGCAGCCGATCACCCGCAACGTCGGGGTGACCGTGTGGCGGCGGCTGGCCCGCTTCGGCCTCATCCCCGACCGGGCCGAACGCGACGTGGTCGCCGAGTACACCCAGCTGCTCGGCATCCGGGCCGCCTCGCCGAACCAGCTCGCCGGCCAGCTGTCCGGCGGCAACCAGCAGAAGGTCAGCCTCGCCAAGTGGCTCGCCGCCGACTGCGACATCCTCATCGTGGACGAGCCGACGGTCGGCATCGACGTGCGCACCAAGGCCGCGTTCCACGAGCTGATCGCCCGGCTGGCCGGGCAGGGCATGGCCATCCTGCTGATCTCGTCGGACCTGCCGGAGATCGTCACACTGGCCGACCGGATCGCCGTGATGGGCGACGCGCAGGTGCGCGGCGAGCTGGTCAACGACCACGACTACGACGCGGTGAGCCAGCGCGTCATCCGCCTCATCCACGCCGCGCCCACGCCGGTCTGACCGACGACGAAGGCCCGTCCCCGCGGGGACGGGCCTTCACGTCAAGGGGACGGTCAGCGCCAGCGCTCGGCGGCTGCCTGGCACTTCACGCAGTGGGTCGACCAGGGCATGATCTCCATGCGCGCGGGCGGGATCTGCTGCCCGCAGCCGTCGCAGGTGCCCAGCGTGCCGCCCTCGAACCGGGCCAGCGCGTCGGACAGCTTGCGCATGTGGTCGTCGAGCGCCGCGGTCAGCAGGTCCTGCTGCTCGGTGTCGGAGACCATGGTGCCCGCGTCGGCGACGTCGCCGGGGCCCTGGTCGCCGGAGCGCCGCAGCTGCCGGACCGACTCGCTCTGCACCCGCAGCTGCTCGGCGGCCTCTTCGTAGCGGGCCTTCAACAGCACGCCGAGCTGTGCCTGGTCGAGCGTGCCTTCCAGCGTTGTCATCATGCCTCCACTGTCTCGGTGCATCGTTGCTTCCCGATACGCCGCGGGCCAAACCTCCGTTGCTAAGCGAGACAACGGATGTGGGGCCCCGCGGTTTCGGGTGAAGCGTGGCCATCGTGCGTCGCATGTCTGAGCTTTCGCTGAACGCCGCACGCGGAGACTGGCGTGGTCGCGTTATCCTGCCCGCCGCCAGGACGGCGGAGGCCGCGGACACGGGGCATGGCAAGTCGAATTGCCCCGATGGATCCCGAGAAGTCGCGGCAGACCGAGGGTGTGGAGGGCGTGCCCGCCACCTGTTCCGGTGAGGGTGGGCTGTCCGGTCCGGTGATACAGCCCACTGACCGGTTCTCGCCGGACCGCGTCCGGAGCCGGGTGTCGCCCGCTCGCCCGAACCCGGTCACGTTCGGTCGATCGGCGGGGAGCCTGTCCCGACCGTCTACATCGGGCGTACGGCACGCCGATGCCGACGCGGCCGACCTGCCCGCGGCCAGGTTCGCCGGGCCGGGCGACACCGCAAACGCGAAACATGAACGTGAAGAGATTTGAGGATTTAGAGAGGTTTTTGGCATGCCTAGTGACTTGTGCCGACTGCCCGATTTAGTTACGTTGTCCTGCAGTGCCATCCCTGGCGAGGGCGACTCGCCTGAGAAGGGGCTCCGGACGGTCCGGCGCCCGACGTGACCGAAGGGTGTGGTCGTGCGCTATCGGCCAGAGCTGGTCAGGGAGGCGGACCGCTACTGCGGGCGGCGCCGCGCGGGCACACCGTCGCGC contains these protein-coding regions:
- a CDS encoding TraR/DksA family transcriptional regulator, yielding MTTLEGTLDQAQLGVLLKARYEEAAEQLRVQSESVRQLRRSGDQGPGDVADAGTMVSDTEQQDLLTAALDDHMRKLSDALARFEGGTLGTCDGCGQQIPPARMEIMPWSTHCVKCQAAAERWR
- a CDS encoding sugar ABC transporter ATP-binding protein; translation: MILLAEGLTKSFPGVRALDGATLQLAAGSVHALLGENGAGKSTLVKILTGVYRPDAGRVVLDGSDVHFGSPLEALHAGIGVVHQERNLVPEFSIAENIALQHLPHRLGMVDRSRMRAEARRCLDLLDLDLDPDTRVAELSVAQAQLVEIAKALSVDTRVLLLDEPTASLTGDEADRLYAIVRKLTATGHAVVLVSHKLEEVFAVADTVTVLRDGRSVAQAQPLSGYTRDEIVDLMVGRAYASVELTARTVDRDATPALELTGLDTRHGHRDVSLTVARGEILGLYGLVGAGRTELAKALLGLDEITGGEVRVHGTPVRIRDVGEALRRHRIGYVPEDRKGEGLFLEQPITRNVGVTVWRRLARFGLIPDRAERDVVAEYTQLLGIRAASPNQLAGQLSGGNQQKVSLAKWLAADCDILIVDEPTVGIDVRTKAAFHELIARLAGQGMAILLISSDLPEIVTLADRIAVMGDAQVRGELVNDHDYDAVSQRVIRLIHAAPTPV